The sequence GCTCGTACCCCAGCGCCCCCAGTCGCTCGCCCAGCGGCGTGGGAGGCGGAGGCATCAGCCGTGACCACGCCCACGGCCCCAGCGAGCGCGCCAGCCGCTCCGGCCCCGCGCGGAAGAACAGGCGCGCCTTGCGCTCCATCTCCGGCCCCAGCCCCATCGCATCCACCAGCGCCAGCCGCTCCACCGGCACCCGGCCGCGCAGCGCCAGCTCCAGCGCCACCAGCCCGCCCAGCGAGTGACCCACCACCGCCACCGGCCCGGTTGCCAGCTGGAGCAGCAACTCCTCTACCGGCTCGGTGAAGAAGCGCACCCCGTCCTCCGCCGTGGCCGGCACCGCCTCGGGCGCGGACGACATCCCGAAGCCGGGCAGGTCCACCGCCAGCACCCGGTGCCCCCGGGCCAGCGCCGTCAGGAAGACGAACCACGTGGACGCTGCGCCTCCCCGGCCGTGGAGCAGCACCACCGTGGGGCCCTGACCGCCCTCCAGCACCCGCAGGGCCCCGCCGCCCGGCAGCCAGTGCACCGTCGCAGTCACGGCTGGGGCAAGTTGCCCCAACAGCCCCGCCTCCACGCCCCCCACCGCCGGAGCCTTCGCCGGGGCCTTCATGGCCGGCCCCCTGGACGCACGGGCCGGGCCGGCTTCCACCAGGAGTGGACTGTCCGACGGTGGGACGGGGTGGGGTGGGTCATGGCAAAGGGCCCTCCAGGAGGGGCGGACGGACACGCAACTTACTGGAATGCCCGGGCTTCTGCGGTGTTGAGCCCGATACCCGGTAACCCCTAGGCTGCCGCCGCCAGTCCGACACGAGGCGACATGAACACCGACATCCGCGCGCTCACCGAACGCGTGCAGCAGGAAAGCAGCTTCGTCGAGATCCTCAACCAGGAGACCGGCAAGGTCATCGTCGGCCAGAGGTACATGCTGGAGCGCATCCTCATCGGCCTGCTCTGCAACGGGCACGTGCTGCTGGAAGGCGTCCCCGGCCTCGCCAAGACGCTCACCGTGCGCACCGTGGCGGACGCGCTCAGCGCCACCTTCATGCGCATCCAGTTCACCCCGGACCTGCTGCCCGCCGACGTGGTGGGCACGATGATCTACAACCAGCAGGCCGCGAACTTCACCGTCCGCAAGGGCCCCATCTTCGCCAACATCGTCCTCGCGGACGAAATCAACCGCGCCCCCGCCAAGGTGCAGTCCGCGCTGCTCGAGGCCATGGCCGAGCGCCAGGTGACCATCGGCGACCAGTCCTTCGGGCTGCCCTCGCCGTTCCTCGTGCTCGCCACCCAGAACCCGATTGAGCAGGAAGGCACCTACCCGCTGCCCGAGGCGCAGGTGGACCGCTTCATGCTCAAGGTGAAGGTGGGCTACCCCACGCGCGATGAAGAGAAGGTCATCATGGACCGGATGTCCGGCGGCGCCGCGCCGAAGGCCCAGAAGGTCATCGGCCTGGAGCACCTGGTCCGCGCGCGCGAGCTCGTCCACCACATCTACATGGACGAGAAGGTGAAGGAGTACATCCTCAACGTCGTCTTCGCCACGCGCGAGCCCAACAAGTACGGCCTCAAGGATTTGGCCGACTACATCCAGTTCGGTGCCTCGCCGCGCGCTACCATCTCGCTCGCGCAGGCCGCGCGTGCGCACGCCTTCCTGCGCCACCGCGGCTTCGTCACGCCCGAGGACGTGAAGGCGATTGCCTTCGACGTGCTCCGCCACCGCATCGCCATGACGTACGAGGCGGAGGCCGAGGAACTCACCACGGAGAAGATCATCCAGCGCGTGTTCGACCGCGTCGAAGTCCCCTGATGCAAGAGGCGCAGGCACCCCCGTGCTCCCCAAGGACCTCATCCGCCGAATCCGCAAGCTGGAGATTCGCACCCGCAAGGTGGTCTCCGACATGCTCGCGGGTCAGTACCACTCGGTCTTCAAGGGCCGTGGCATGGCCTTCTCCGAGGTGCGCCAGTACCAGCCCGGTGATGAAATCCGCATCATCGACTGGAACGTCACCGCGCGCATGAACGAGGCCTACGTCAAGGTCTTCACCGAGGAGCGCGAGCTGACGGTGATGCTCCTGGTGGACGTGTCCGCGTCCAAGGAGTTCGGCTCGAAGGAGCGCACCAAGGCGGAGATTGCCGCCGAAGTGGCCGCGCAGATTGCCTTCAGCGCCATCGCCAACAACGACCGCGTGGGGCTCATCCTCTTCTCGGACCGGGTGGAGAAGGTGGTGCCGCCGCGCAAGGGCCGCACGCATGTGCTGCGCCTCGTGAGCGACATCCTCACCTTCAAGCCGCAGGGGAAGGGCACGGACCTGGCCGCGGGGCTCACGTACCTGACGCAGGTGGCGAAGCGGAAGGCGGTGACGTTCCTCATCTCCGACTTCCAGGCGCGCGACTTCGAGAAGCCGCTGCGGCTCGTGGGGCGCAAGCACGACCTGGTGCCGGTGGTGGTGGAGGACCCGCTGGAGGAGGCCTTCCCGCGCCTGGGGTTGGTGGACATGGAGGACCCGGAGACGGGCGAGCGCTTCATCGTCGACACCAGCGACCCACGCGTGCGCGGCCGCTTCGCGCGCTTCATGCAGGCCGCGCGTGACGAGCGCCGCAAGCTGTTCAAGAAGCTGGAGCTGGACCACGTGGAGCTGCGGGCCGGCGATGACCACGGCAAGGCGCTCGCGCAGTTCTTCCGCGCGCGGGCCCGGAGGATGGCGGCGTGATGCGGCTTCTTCCCGTGCTGGCCCTCCTGCTGGTGGGCGTCCCCGCGCTGGCGCAGCAGCAGCCTCCCGGCGCTCCCGCGAACGAGACGGTGCAGCCGCAGGACGTCTCCGCGCGCGTGGACCCGAAGCAGGTGCGCATCGGCGACCCGTTCCTCTACGAAGTCGTCATCACCCACCCGAAGGACCACCGCTACGAACTGGTGCTGCCCAAGGAGACGGGCGACATCGAGGTGCTGGACCAGACGCGCCAGCGCAAGGACGGCACGGACACGGCCACCACCACGTTCGGCGTGCGCATGTCCGCCTTCGCGCTGGGCATGGTGCAACTGCCGGCGCTGAGCTTCGACGTGGCGACGCCGGAGGGCCCGAAGAAGTTCTCCCTCCCGGGCCGCGAGGTGGAGGTGACGTCCACGCTGCCGCCGGACGCGGACGGGAAGGGCGCGGACCTCTTCGACTACCAGCCGCCGCAGGAGGTGCCCATCCGCTCGTGGCGGCTGGTGCTGGCGCTGCTCGTCGTCCTGGGCCTGTCCCTGCTGTCGTTTCTGCTGTACCGCTGGTGGTCCAACCGGCCCAAGCGCGAGGTGGTGGTGCCGGTGCTGCCCCTGGACGTGCGCACGCGCAAGGCGCTGGACACGCTCAAGGCGGAGGACCTGCCCTCGCGCGGCCACGTGAAGGACTTCTACTTCCGGCTGTCTGAAATCATCCGTGGCTACCTCGGCGAGCGCTACGGCTTCGAGGCGCTGGAGTGCACCAGCTCCGAGCTGATGGCGTCGCTGCGCCGCCTGCATGCGCCCGGTCTCCCCGAGGACGCGCTGATGCGCTTCGTGTCCGAGTCGGACATGGTGAAGTACGCGCGCGCGGACTCGACACCGGAGTCGTGCCGCGACGCGCTGGCCTTCGGCTACACGCTCATCGAGAAGACATACATCCCGCCCCCGCCGCCCCAGGCTTCCGCCAATGCCGCCGCTCCCCACGTTCAATAACCCGGAGGCGCTCTGGGGGCTGCTGCTCGTGCCGCTGCTGCTGGTGCAGGCATGGCGGGAGCGGCGCGCCCGCGCCACGCTGCGCTTCTCCGCCGCGCACGTCTTCGCCCGCAACGGCAAGGGCCTGCGCACGTACCTCCTGCCGCTGCTGCCGCTGATTCGCGCGGTGGCGGTGGCCGCGGCCGTGCTCGCCATCGCCCGGCCCCAGGCGCGCGACTCGCGCGTGCGCGACTTGTCGGTGGAGGGCATCGACATCGTGGTGGCGCTGGACTTGTCCACCTCCATGGAGGCCGGCGACTTCCGTCCGCAGAACCGCCTGCACGTGGCGAAGGAAGTGCTCAGCGAGTTCATCGCCAACCGCGTGAATGACCGCATCGGCCTGGTGGTGTTCGCGGGCGCGGCCTACACGCAGGCGCCGCTGACGCTGGACTACGGCGTGCTGAAGGAGGTCATCAAGCAGCTGCGCACGCGCGTGCTGGAGGACGGCACGGCCATTGGTGACGCGTTGGCCACGTCGCTCAACCGCCTGCGCGACTCGGAGGCGAAGAGCCGCGTGGTGGTGCTGATTACGGATGGCGACAACAACGCCGGGAAGATTTCGCCCATGGACGCGGCCAACATGGCCCAGGCGCTGAAGGTGCCCATCTACACGATTCTGGTGGGCAAGGGCGGCAAGGTGCCCTTCCCGCAGGGCACCGACTTGTTCGGCAACACCGTGTGGCGCGAGACGGAAATTCCCATCAACCCGGAGCTGATGCAGGACATCGCGGACCGCACCGGCGGCGAGTACTACCGCGCCACGGACCCCGAGGGCCTGCGCGCGGGCCTGCAGAAGGTGCTCGACTCGCTGGAGCGCTCGAAACTGATGGAGGGCGGCGCCTCCGCCACCTACCGCGAGGAGTTCCATCCGTTCCTGCTGGCCGCCTTCGGCCTCGCCGCGCTGGAGCTGCTCCTGCGCGCATCCTTCCTGAGGGTCTTCCCGTGACGCCGCCCGTGGAACCCTGGCGCTTCACCGTGCTCGGCTACCAGGCGGGGCTCGCCCAGCCGCTCTACCTGTTGCTGGTGCTGGTGGGCGTGCTGCTGGGCTCGCTCGCGTTGGTGGGGGCGCTGCGCCGCCGCTCGCGCGTGCGCGCGTTCCTGAATGAGCGCCACGCGGAGCGCTTCACGCCGGGCGTCTCGGTGTGGAGGCCGGCGGTGCAGGGCGGCATGTACGGTCTGGGGCTGGCGCTGTTCGGCTTCGCGCTGGCGCAGCCGCAGTGTGGCACCAAGAGCGAGCTGACCAAGCGCCGCGGCATCGACGTGGTGGTGGCGCTGGACGCGTCCAAGTCCATGCTCGCGCGCGACATCCAGCCCAGCCGTCTGGAGCGCGCGAAGCTGGAGCTCACCACGCTGCTGGACGAGTTGAAGGGCGACCGCGTGGGCCTGGTGGTGTTCGCGGGCGACGCGTTCATCCAGTCGCCGCTGACGTCGGACTACTCGGCGGTGAAGCTGTTCCTGCGCGCGGTGGACCCGGAAATCATGCCCCAGGGTGGCACCAACGTGGGCGCGGCGCTGAAGCTGGCCAAGCAGGTGCTGGACAACGCGGACCGCGGCTCGAAGGAGCGCGTGGTGGTGCTGCTGTCCGACGGCGAGGACCTCTTCGGCGAGGTGTCCGAGGCCACCGAGGCGCTGAAGGAGGCCAACGTCCAGGTGCTGACGGTGGGCGTGGGCTCGGAGTCCGGCGAGCCGATTCCCGTCTATGACAGGCGCGGCGAGTTCGTGGACTACAAGAAGGACGCGAACGGGGAGACGGTGATTACGCGCCTGGACCGCGCGGGCCTGACGGCCATCGCCGAGGGCTCCGGCGGCGCCTTCTTCTACCAGCCGCGCGGCGTGGCCATGGCGCAGGTGGTGGAGCGCATCGACCAGATGCAGAAGAGTGAGCTGGAGAGCCGGGTGACGGTCCGCTACGACGAGCGCTTCCAGTCCTTCGCCATTCCGGGGCTGGCGCTGCTCGCGCTGGGCATGTTGCTCCTGCCGTCCTCGCGCCGGAGGTCGTCGACGTGAGCGCGCGCATGGAGCCCCGAAGCCGTGCCGCGCGCCTGCTGGCGTGGGCGCTGGTGATGTCGCTGGCGGCGCCTTCGCCGGTGTGGGCCGCGGGCCCGCTGGAGAAGGACCACCCGCTGATTGAGGAGGGCCGCGAGGCCTACGCCGCGGGCCGCTACGAGGACGCGCTGAAGGCCTTCGAGGCGGCGAAGAAGGAGCGGCCCAATGACCCGGTCGTGGACTTCAACCGCGCGGACGCGCTGGCCAAGCTGGGCCGCATCCCCGAGGCGCAGGAGGCCTTCAAGGGCGTGACGGAGTCCAGCCGGCCCGACCTGCGGCAGAAGGCCTGGTACAACCTGGGCAACCTGCACGCGACGACGGGAGACCGGCAGGAGGCGCTGAAGTCCTACCGCCGCGCGCTGACGTTGGACCCGCAGGACGTGCAGGCCCGGCACAACTACGAGGTGGTGCTGCGCAACCTGCCGCCCCCGCAGCAGAACCAGCCCGACGGTGGCGCGGATGGTGGCGCCGACGGCGGCAGCGACGGCGGGCGTCCGGATGCGGGCCAGGATGGCGGCACGAAGGGCGACGGCGGCACGCCGCAGGACGGCGGCATGGATGGCGGGGCCGACGGTGGCGCGGACGGTGGCAGCGAGGATGGTGGCTCGGACGGCGGCGCGGATGGTGGCCAGGGCGACGGCGGCAGCGACGGCGGCGCGGATGGTGGCGCGGACGGCGGGCAGCAGGGGCCGCAGGAGAAGGGCGACGGCGGCGCGGACGGTGGCGCGGATGGTGGCCAGGACGACGGTGAGGGGAACCCGCAGGACGGTGGCAGTGACGGCGGCAGCGCGGGAGAACAGGACGCGGAGGAGTCTCGTGATGGCGGGGCGAGCCCGGCGGACCTCGACAAGCAGGATGCGGAGCGCCTGCTGGATGCGATGAAGCAGAACGAGAAGAATCTCCAGCTCTGGCGTTTCCAGCAGAAGAAGAAGCAGAGGAAGCCCAATGAGAAGGACTGGTAGCGCCCGTGGCGCTCTGCTGGCCGTGCTCGCCCTGCTGGCCACCGCGCCGGCGTGGGCGAACGACGACCTGGATTTCTACCAGACGGTGGACCGTGAAGAGGTGGGCAGCCAGGACACCTTCCGCCTCACCGTGGTGGTGGTGGACGCGCCGCCCAACGCGCAGGTGCAGCTGCCCGAGTCGGAGGACTTCGAGGTCCTCTCCAGCTCGCGCAGCAGCCAGCGCTCCATCTCCCTGTCCGGCGGTGGCCCCGCCGTCATCCAGGACGTCACGCGGTACGTGCTGGTGATGCGGGCCAATCGCGCCGGGCGGCTGAAGATTCCGCCCTCGCAAATCACGGTGCGTGGGAAGACGTACCGCACGCAGCCGGTGGACTTGAACGTGCGGACGGGCCGGCTGGGGCCGTCGCCGCAGAGCCAGTCCGGTTCCTCGCTGCCGGACCCCTTCGCCAACCTGCCCCGGCAGCAGATGCCGGACCCGTTCGGCGACGAGCCGGAGGACGAGCCCACCATTCCGCGCGGCGACTCGGACCTGTTCCTGCGCGCGAGCCTGGACCGGGACGACGTGTACGTCGGCGAGCAGGTGACGCTGTCGCTCTACATCTACTCGCGCGTGGACCTGTCCAGCGTGGACTCCGTCACCATGCCCAAGCTGGAGGGCTTCTGGACGGAGGAGGTGGAGAGCCCCACGCAGCTGTCCGGCGAGCAGAAGATTGTCGATGGCATTCCCTACCGCGCGTATCTCTTGCGCCGCCGCGCGCTCTTCCCGGTGAAGCCCGGGACGCTGTCGATTACGCCCGCGGAGGCGGACATCACCACCGGCTTCCTCTTCGCCGGGCACCGCGTGCACCGCGTGTCCAACGCGCTCAAGGTGAAGGTGAGGCAGTTGCCTCCGGGCGCTCCGCCGGGCATGGCCAACGCGCAGGTGGGCTCGTGGCGGCTGTCCATGGACGTGTCGCAGACGCGCGTGGAGTTGGGCCAGCCCGTCACGGTGAAGGTCATCCTGGAGGGCGTGGGCAACGTGAAGAACGTCACCCCGCCGAAGCTGACCGGCCCGGCCGCGCTCAAGATTTATGACCCCACCACGACGGACAAGGTGGCGCCGCAGCGCAACCGCGTGCAGGGCCGCCGCGTGGTGGAGTACCTGGTGATGCCGCAGCGCACGGGCACCTTCACGCTGCCCGCGCTGGAGTTCCCCTACTTCGACCCGAAGCAGGAGTCCTACGAGGTGGCCCGCACCGAGCCGGTGACGATTACGGTGGAGGCGGGCGCGGGGGGCGTGGCGACGCTGCCCTCGTCTCCGTCGCACGTGGCGGACGCGGCCAGCGAGCAGAAGAACGTGCTGACGGCGGGCGGCCTGCGGCCGGTGCGCTACCAGGCGAAGTTCGTGGCCCCGTCCGAGCCGCCGTGGAAGCGCGGCTTCTTCCTGCCGGCGGTGCTGGCGCCGCTGGGGCTGCTGCTGGGCGTGGGGCTCCTCGGCGGGGTGCGCGGGAAGCTCGCCACCCGCACGGAGGCGGACCGCGGCCGGCAGCAGGCGAAGGCCGCGCGCAAGCGGCTGGCGGAGGCGGAGAAGCTGCAGGGCGGCGCCAACGTCGGGGCCTTCTACGCGGAGGTGGAGAAGGCGGTGCACGGCTTCCTGGAGGCGCGGCTGGGCGTGCCGGTGGGCGGCCTCACGCGCGACGTGCTCGCGGAGAAGCTGGCGGCGGCGGGGGCGAACGAGGAGCGGCGCTCGCGGGTGCTCTTCGTGCTGGAGGCGTGTGATTTGGGCCGCTACGGCGGCGGTGGCAACCCGGCCGAGCGGCAGAAGGTGATGGACGCCGCGGCGGCGGCCATGGAGGGCTGGGCGTGAGCGGCTACTACACGCCGGAAGAGGCGCAGGACGTCTTCCTCAAGGCCAACGAGGCGTACGCGCGCGAGGACTACGCGGCGGCGCAGCAGGGCTACGAGAAGCTCCTGTCCCACGGCCACGGCGGGCCGGACGTGCTCTACAACCTGGGCACCGCGCACCTGGCGCGTGGGGATTTGGGCCGGGCGGTGCTGGCGCTGGAGCAGGCGAAGAAAGAGGGCGGCCGCGCGCCGGACCTGGAGGCCAACCTGGCCGTGGCCCGCGCGCGACAGGTGGACAAGGTGGTGGGCGCCACGGCGGACGAGGAGTTCCTCCCGCGCGTGACGGCGGCCACGAACGGCGTGGCGGTGGCGTGGACCTTCCTGGCCGCCTGGGTGGCCGCCTTCGCCCTGGTGCTGCTGTGGCGCGCGCTGCGCCCGGGCCGGCGCACGGTGGTGGGCATCCTCGCGGCGCTGAGCTTCGTGGTGGCCATTCCCTCCGGCGTGCTGCTGGCCGCGCACGTGTGGGTGGACGAGACGGTGCACGAGGCCGTGGTGCTGGCCCCCACGCTGGTGGCGCGCGAGCTGCCCCAGCCCGGTGCCCGCTCCATCTTCGAGGTGCACGCCGGCCTCAAGGTGCGGCTCCTGGAGGAGACGGGCCGCTTCGTCCGCATCCGCCTTCCCAACGGCCTGGAGGGCTGGGCCGAGCGCGAGGGCGTGGCGGAAATCTGAAGTCCGGGCGGACCCCCTGCCTTCCATGCGAGCGTGACGAGGCGTGGAAGGGGGCGCTGTCCCGCAGCTAGACTCGCGAGGACGGAAGGCTTCCTGGAGGGCGTGGCTCCGTGTTCGAAGTCCAGGCGCTCGTTGGCAAGAACCGGCTGGTGATGCGCCTCTGGGGAAATGTCGACGACGCGGAGGCCCGCCAGATTGGCGACGCCGCCGTGGCTGGCATGGAGCGGCTGCGGCCAGGGTTCGACATGGTGTCGGACCTGCGCGGCCTGACGACGGTGGTGTCTCCGGAGGGGATGATTCAGCTCCGGCGCATCGTCGAGGCGGCGCGGGTGAAGGGCTTCCGCCGGGGTGTGCGGGTGGTGGGGCGCTCGGCGGAGGCCGCGCTCCAATTCGAGCGCGTCAGCCGCGCCATCGGCCACGAGGTGTATCTGGCCTTCTCGCTGGAAGAGGCCGAGCGGCTGCTGGACGGCGGCTGGATGCCCTGAGGCGTTCAGCCCCGCCGGCCGGTGAGGCGCGAGAAGAGGCCGCGCTTCTCCTGCGTGCGCTCGCTCGCGGCGGCGGCCACGAGGCCCGTCACCTTGAGCAGGTTCTGCTCGAAGACGGGGTTGCCCGGCTCCAGGGCCACGGCGCGCTCCAGGAGAGCCGCGGCGCTCGCGTGGTCCTTGCGCTGGTGGACCAGGATGAGGGCCAGCTTGCTGTAGAGCGCGGCGGCCTCGGGCACGCGGTCGATGGCGTGGGTGAGCACCTCGATGGCGCGCTCCACCTGGCCCTCGCGCTCCAGCCGCACCGCGCGCTGGAGGAAGTCCTCCGCCGTGGCCGGGGCGTTGCGCTCGGCGCGGGACGGAGCGGGACGGACGGGTGAGGAAATCGGACGCTCTGGCGCCGCGGCGCGCGGAGGCGGGGCAGGCGGCGGAGGACGGACGGACGCGGGAGGCGGGCCCGGCATCCGGGCCCTGGGAGGCGGAGCGGGCTCCTCGTCGCCGAGCGCCATGGGCTCCGGCACGAGGAAGTCGTTGCCGTCCAGCACCGGCACCTCGTCCGTGAGCGTGCGCAGGGCCGGAGCGCCGGGCGCCCGGTGCAGCTCCACCACGCCGCGCTCCAGCAGGGCCTTGAGGACGACCTTCACCTCGATTTCCGGCAGCCGCGCCGCGCGCGCCAGCTCCGGCACCGGCTGCACGCCGTCGATGAAGGACGCGATGTGCGCCTCGAAGGGGTGGAGCGGCTGCAGGGCGATGTCCAGCCCGGCGCGCAGGTGCGGCACGGTGTGCGCGTCCATGGGCACGGTGAAGCGCGCCGTGGCCAGGTCATGCGGCGTGGGCTTCAGGGGAAGCGGCAGCGGCACCTCCAGCGTCCGCGTGCGCTGGGGCGGCGACAGCATGGCCCGGACGATGGTGGGCTCGGTGATGACGTACTCGCCGCTGGCCTGCTCCGGGTCCAGCAGCAGCCCACAGTTCGCGCACTGGAAGTCGGCCCTGCCCACTGGGGCGTCGCACGCGGGACATTCAAGATTTGCGGCCATTTCCGGCTCATCATAACGCCGGGCGTCGAAGGGTGCCGGGGCGCGTGGGCGCCGAATACCGGCTTCACCCGTCTGTCAGCCCGTCTAATCAACAAGCGAGCGGGGCCGGACGATGATGGGGCGTGGGAAGTGGGCGCCGCGCGTGGGTAGGGCTTACGTATGGTCGGTGCGGGGCACACCCGACAATTGATGTCACCGCGCTGTTGCGCGGGGGCTCGCGGGGCTATACCGCGCGCCGCGGGTGGTACCGGCATCGGGGGTGATGCACGGGCCTTCCGCGCCGTCCCGCAGTGGTCTCGCGTCGCTTCCGGAGAACCATGGCTGGCAATTCGCAGGCACCCTTCCACATCCTCCTCGTCGAGGATGAACCGGTCATCCGGGAGCTGGTGCGCTCGATGTTGAGCGACGGCACGGTGGACGTGGTGTGCGCGGCCAACGGGCTGGAGGGACTGAAGCTGGCGCGCAGCCAGACGTTCCACCTCATCCTGATGGACGTGGTGCTGCCGCAGCTCGACGGCATCTCCGTGTGCCGCATCCTCAAGAGCGACCCGGCGACGTCGGCGGTGCCGCTCTACATGCTCACCGCGAAGGCGAAGAAGTCCGACATGGAGAGCGCCACGCTGGCCGGCGCGGATGGCTACATCCACAAGCCGTTCCGGGGCGCGGAACTGATGGCGCTGGTGGAGCGGCTGCGCGCGGGCCCGCTGAAGACCGAGCCCGCCTGAGGCCTTCGTTCCGCTTCAGGGCAGGCGCGGGTGGAGGAAGCGCGCCAGCGCGAGGAAGTCGTCCCAGTCCAGCTCGCCGAACTCCAGCGCCACGCCGTCCACCTCGCGGCGGCGGATGGCGCAGGTGGTGACGATTTCGCGGTCGCCGGGCAGGGGAATGGCGAGCGTGAGCTCCTGGAGCGAGTCCGCGGCATGGGCCTGGAGGAACAGGCCGGCCATGGACACGTCGCGCGCCTGCACCGCAACCGTTCGGCCCGCGAGAAGGACCTTCACGGGGAGCTGGGCCTCGACGCGTGGATGGAAACGCTCGACCGCCTTGGGATTGCCAGTGGGAGTCATCACCGGTGCTGCTCCTCTCCGTGCGACAGGGTGCGACAACTCTGAGGCACGGCGCCGGAAGGGCAAGTTTCCGTCCGCCGCCATCCGTCCCGCCGGACGGACCCGCCTCCCGATTCGCGGAGGCCCGCTGCCGTCCGCCGCGCGTCCATGTGCGCGGGATTGCTGGGGTTGTGCCCTGGCATGCCGGCTGAAGAAGGCCCCCGCGCAACCCACCGCAGGAGACGGCCCATGGACCACGACAACCGGATTCCCTCGCTGACGATTACCCAGACGGTGCCCCGGCAGACGCCGAAGAACGAATTCGGCTCGGTGCTGGCGCGCGCGGCCCAGGAGGTGGTGCGCTCGGGCGCGGGCCTCGTGGGAGGAATGGTTCCCGCGGGCCCCATCCTCAGCGCGGCTGTCTCCAGCACGAAGACGGCGGTGTCGATGGTGGCCACCTCCACCGGCGCGTCCGGCACCACGGTGCCCGTGGCGGCAGTGGGAGGCAGCGCTGGGAGCACGGCGGGCGGCACGGGCGCGGCGATGGGCACGGGCGCGGCGACGGGCAACGGCGACGCGTGGGATTTGCTCGAGGCGCAGCGGGCGCTCAGCGCGGACGGCCAGAAGTTCAACATGGCCTACCTGGCGCTCCAGAACGAGATGCAGAAGGAGAGCCGCGAGCACAACGCCATCTCCAACATCATGAAGGTCCGCCACGACTCCGCGAAAGCGGCCATCAACAACATCCGCTGAGGAGCCAGGCGAGCCATGGCCATGGACAAGCTGGGCCCGGTGGGCGGAGCGGGCGTGTCGCCCGCGGTGGAGCGCGCGCGGGAGAAGTTCGGCAAGGTGCTGGAGGAGGCGAAGGGGCCCGCGCGAGGCGCCGGGTTGCCGGTGGCCACGGAAGGGCCGCCGCCGGGGGCGCGGGCGGAGGCGCCGAGAGCGCCCTCGCGTGTGGATTCGGTGGGCCGCGCGGCGCCGGGCTGCGCGGAGGTGAAGCCGGGCACGTCGAGGGTGGACTCGGTGCAGGCGGCGCGCGAGCAGCAGGCGGCGCAGGTGCTGGACAGGGTGGGGCAGGCGCAGAAGCGGTTGGACAACATCCTGAAGCTCGCCGAGTCCGGCCGCACCTTCAGCGCCGCGGAGCTGCTCGCGCTGCAGGCCCATGTCTACCGGGCGAGCCAGGAGCTCGACCTCGCCGGCAAGGTCGTCGAGAAGGCGACCGGCGGCGTCAAGCAGGTCCTCCAGACCCAGGTTTGAGGAGTACCCATCATGCGATTCCCTCCCCGACGCTGCTTCATCTTCCTTCTATTGCTGGGCTTCACTGCGTGCCGCGAGCGCATCCAGCACGGCCTCGACGAGCGGCAGGCCAACGAACTGCAAGCAGTGCTCATCGAGCGCGGACTCGACGCGCGCAAGGTGCCGGAGGCGGGCAAGAAGCCCACCTGGTCCATCGAGGTGATGGACGAGCACGCCTCGGACGCGGTGCGAATCCTGGCGGAGCTGGGACTGCCGAGGCCCGCGGAGGAGGTGGGGTGCGACGTCTTCGGCGGAAGCGGGCTGGTGCGCACGCCCATGGAGGAGAGTGTCTGTCGGGGGCGCGTGCTGGAGCGGGGGCTGGAGAAGACGCTGCAGACGGTGGAGGGGGTGCTGCTGGCGCGCGTCCACCTGGTGGTGCCCGCACCGGCGAGGCCCGGTCAGACGCCCGCGCCCTCGAAGGCCTCGGCCATGCTGCGCGTGGCGCCGGGAAACGCGGCGCGGGTGCGGCAGTCGTCGGAGACGCTGAAGTCGCTCATCGCGGGCGGCGTGGAGGGGCTGTCGCCGGACG comes from Pyxidicoccus parkwaysis and encodes:
- a CDS encoding flagellar M-ring protein FliF, whose amino-acid sequence is MRFPPRRCFIFLLLLGFTACRERIQHGLDERQANELQAVLIERGLDARKVPEAGKKPTWSIEVMDEHASDAVRILAELGLPRPAEEVGCDVFGGSGLVRTPMEESVCRGRVLERGLEKTLQTVEGVLLARVHLVVPAPARPGQTPAPSKASAMLRVAPGNAARVRQSSETLKSLIAGGVEGLSPDAVSLLVDEVSTRVEIPEGGGVSLLTRLRALLAVLGVVVTGLAVALVLVTLRMRHYRDRASAAAPPPTPARPVLTPGAARKAA
- a CDS encoding ATP-dependent helicase HrpB, with the translated sequence MAMDKLGPVGGAGVSPAVERAREKFGKVLEEAKGPARGAGLPVATEGPPPGARAEAPRAPSRVDSVGRAAPGCAEVKPGTSRVDSVQAAREQQAAQVLDRVGQAQKRLDNILKLAESGRTFSAAELLALQAHVYRASQELDLAGKVVEKATGGVKQVLQTQV
- a CDS encoding SH3 domain-containing protein; its protein translation is MSGYYTPEEAQDVFLKANEAYAREDYAAAQQGYEKLLSHGHGGPDVLYNLGTAHLARGDLGRAVLALEQAKKEGGRAPDLEANLAVARARQVDKVVGATADEEFLPRVTAATNGVAVAWTFLAAWVAAFALVLLWRALRPGRRTVVGILAALSFVVAIPSGVLLAAHVWVDETVHEAVVLAPTLVARELPQPGARSIFEVHAGLKVRLLEETGRFVRIRLPNGLEGWAEREGVAEI
- a CDS encoding response regulator, producing MAGNSQAPFHILLVEDEPVIRELVRSMLSDGTVDVVCAANGLEGLKLARSQTFHLILMDVVLPQLDGISVCRILKSDPATSAVPLYMLTAKAKKSDMESATLAGADGYIHKPFRGAELMALVERLRAGPLKTEPA
- a CDS encoding BatD family protein, giving the protein MRRTGSARGALLAVLALLATAPAWANDDLDFYQTVDREEVGSQDTFRLTVVVVDAPPNAQVQLPESEDFEVLSSSRSSQRSISLSGGGPAVIQDVTRYVLVMRANRAGRLKIPPSQITVRGKTYRTQPVDLNVRTGRLGPSPQSQSGSSLPDPFANLPRQQMPDPFGDEPEDEPTIPRGDSDLFLRASLDRDDVYVGEQVTLSLYIYSRVDLSSVDSVTMPKLEGFWTEEVESPTQLSGEQKIVDGIPYRAYLLRRRALFPVKPGTLSITPAEADITTGFLFAGHRVHRVSNALKVKVRQLPPGAPPGMANAQVGSWRLSMDVSQTRVELGQPVTVKVILEGVGNVKNVTPPKLTGPAALKIYDPTTTDKVAPQRNRVQGRRVVEYLVMPQRTGTFTLPALEFPYFDPKQESYEVARTEPVTITVEAGAGGVATLPSSPSHVADAASEQKNVLTAGGLRPVRYQAKFVAPSEPPWKRGFFLPAVLAPLGLLLGVGLLGGVRGKLATRTEADRGRQQAKAARKRLAEAEKLQGGANVGAFYAEVEKAVHGFLEARLGVPVGGLTRDVLAEKLAAAGANEERRSRVLFVLEACDLGRYGGGGNPAERQKVMDAAAAAMEGWA
- a CDS encoding PilZ domain-containing protein; the protein is MTPTGNPKAVERFHPRVEAQLPVKVLLAGRTVAVQARDVSMAGLFLQAHAADSLQELTLAIPLPGDREIVTTCAIRRREVDGVALEFGELDWDDFLALARFLHPRLP
- a CDS encoding tetratricopeptide repeat protein, with translation MAANLECPACDAPVGRADFQCANCGLLLDPEQASGEYVITEPTIVRAMLSPPQRTRTLEVPLPLPLKPTPHDLATARFTVPMDAHTVPHLRAGLDIALQPLHPFEAHIASFIDGVQPVPELARAARLPEIEVKVVLKALLERGVVELHRAPGAPALRTLTDEVPVLDGNDFLVPEPMALGDEEPAPPPRARMPGPPPASVRPPPPAPPPRAAAPERPISSPVRPAPSRAERNAPATAEDFLQRAVRLEREGQVERAIEVLTHAIDRVPEAAALYSKLALILVHQRKDHASAAALLERAVALEPGNPVFEQNLLKVTGLVAAAASERTQEKRGLFSRLTGRRG